From the genome of Fusobacterium perfoetens, one region includes:
- the rfbC gene encoding dTDP-4-dehydrorhamnose 3,5-epimerase, with protein sequence MIKFEKIEIGIEGVFLIKPFVHDDSRGFFYESYNKKDFFELGITDEFVQDNHSKSQKNVLRGLHFQKNYPQGKLIRVIKGKIYDVVVDLRKENSTFGKWLGVELSEENKYMLYIPKGFAHGFLTLENETEVLYKATDYYNSEDEDGIIWNDKTLNIDWKFKEYGIDGKNLILSEKDKKQLSFEKFLEENK encoded by the coding sequence TTGATTAAATTTGAGAAGATAGAAATAGGAATAGAAGGAGTATTTTTAATAAAACCATTTGTTCATGATGATAGCAGAGGTTTTTTCTATGAAAGTTACAATAAAAAAGATTTTTTTGAATTGGGAATAACAGATGAGTTTGTACAGGACAACCATTCTAAATCTCAAAAAAATGTCTTAAGAGGTCTCCATTTTCAAAAAAATTATCCACAGGGAAAATTAATAAGAGTTATTAAAGGGAAAATATATGATGTGGTTGTAGATTTAAGAAAGGAAAATTCTACTTTTGGGAAATGGCTTGGAGTAGAATTATCTGAAGAAAATAAGTATATGTTATATATTCCTAAAGGTTTTGCACATGGTTTTTTGACTTTGGAAAATGAAACGGAAGTTTTATATAAAGCTACAGACTACTATAATTCTGAAGATGAAGATGGGATAATTTGGAATGATAAGACACTTAATATAGATTGGAAATTTAAAGAATACGGTATAGATGGAAAAAATCTTATTTTATCTGAAAAAGATAAAAAACAATTATCTTTTGAAAAATTTTTAGAGGAAAATAAATGA
- the corA gene encoding magnesium/cobalt transporter CorA codes for MKENIYSRRKVGLPPGTIFYTGDKVNKNIEMELYSFDGAEIQRKTLNESEDLSFLKEEGKFNWLNINGIHNIELINKIGQVLGINSLVLEDLTNINQRVKIEVWENYLFIVLKMAGFSTRNRVVEYEQISFILGKNYLITFQEKEGDVFDTIRKRIEIPGSKIFQRGIGYLTYAMIDVIADNYFVVLDSIEEKIDRLERKILNDFSDKLAEKILKLKAELSVLKKGIYPIREISAKLQSEDVLPYFGKSNKMYLSDLHDHGITICDIIENMTSRTSELFQLYYSILSNDMNNVMKVLAIISTIFMPLSFLAGLYGMNFKYMPELDWTYGYFIVLAIMAVLVIGMIIIFKNKKWM; via the coding sequence ATGAAGGAAAATATATATAGCAGAAGAAAAGTAGGTCTCCCTCCTGGAACAATTTTTTATACAGGAGATAAAGTAAATAAAAATATTGAAATGGAATTATATTCTTTTGACGGAGCAGAGATTCAGAGGAAAACTCTTAATGAGAGTGAAGATTTAAGTTTTTTAAAAGAAGAAGGAAAATTTAATTGGCTTAATATAAATGGGATTCATAATATTGAACTTATTAATAAAATAGGACAAGTTTTAGGGATAAATTCTTTAGTTTTAGAAGATCTTACCAATATAAATCAAAGAGTAAAAATAGAAGTATGGGAAAATTATCTTTTTATTGTTCTTAAGATGGCAGGATTCAGCACAAGGAATAGAGTAGTTGAGTATGAGCAAATATCTTTTATTCTTGGAAAGAATTATCTTATAACTTTTCAGGAAAAAGAGGGAGATGTTTTTGATACAATAAGAAAGAGGATAGAAATACCAGGATCAAAAATATTTCAGAGAGGGATAGGATATCTTACTTATGCTATGATTGATGTGATTGCAGATAATTATTTTGTTGTTCTTGATTCTATTGAAGAAAAGATTGATAGATTGGAAAGAAAAATTTTAAATGATTTTTCAGATAAACTGGCAGAAAAAATCTTAAAATTAAAAGCAGAACTTTCTGTCTTAAAAAAAGGAATTTATCCTATAAGGGAAATAAGTGCAAAACTTCAAAGTGAAGATGTGCTTCCTTATTTTGGAAAGAGCAATAAGATGTATCTATCAGATCTTCATGATCATGGGATAACAATATGTGATATTATAGAAAATATGACTTCAAGAACTTCAGAACTTTTTCAGCTTTATTATTCTATATTAAGCAATGATATGAATAATGTTATGAAAGTTTTAGCAATAATTTCAACAATATTTATGCCTTTAAGTTTTTTGGCAGGACTTTACGGAATGAATTTTAAATATATGCCAGAATTAGATTGGACATATGGATATTTTATAGTTTTAGCAATAATGGCAGTTCTTGTAATAGGAATGATTATAATTTTTAAGAATAAAAAATGGATGTAA
- a CDS encoding ATP-grasp domain-containing protein, which yields MNILLTSVGRRSYLVEYFKKALKEEGKVYVSNSSNLSPAFQYADEYVVTPLIYDKEYINFLQKYCLEKNIKAIISLFDIDLLVLSKHKKEFEKLGIRIIVSDEEVIKVCNDKWQTFLFLRENNFNVPETYINLNEAKNALEKGKINFPLMLKPRWGMGSISIYEAENIEELDIFYKKIDREIQKNYLKYESSQTIGENILIQEKLKGQEYGLDIVNDLEKNYCTTFVKRKNAMRSGETDCAETIDSLELRELGRQISSKMQHIGNLDVDLFLSEEKPYILEMNARFGGGYPFSHLAGANLPEVIIKWLKNEKLDDNKDLKIQYNVIGQKDIKIIKL from the coding sequence ATGAATATTTTATTAACATCAGTTGGAAGAAGAAGTTATTTAGTTGAATATTTTAAAAAAGCTTTGAAAGAAGAAGGGAAAGTTTATGTTTCTAATAGTTCCAATCTTTCTCCAGCATTTCAATATGCTGATGAATATGTAGTTACTCCTCTTATTTATGATAAAGAGTACATAAATTTTTTGCAGAAATATTGCCTAGAAAAAAATATAAAAGCGATAATTTCACTATTTGATATAGATTTACTTGTTTTATCAAAACATAAAAAAGAATTTGAAAAGTTAGGAATTAGAATAATTGTTTCAGATGAAGAAGTTATAAAAGTATGTAATGATAAATGGCAAACATTTTTATTTTTAAGAGAAAATAATTTTAATGTCCCAGAAACTTATATTAATTTAAACGAGGCTAAGAATGCTTTAGAAAAAGGGAAAATAAATTTTCCATTAATGTTAAAACCTCGTTGGGGAATGGGCTCTATATCAATATACGAAGCTGAGAATATAGAAGAATTAGATATTTTTTATAAAAAAATAGATAGAGAAATTCAAAAAAATTATTTGAAATATGAATCAAGTCAAACTATAGGAGAAAATATTTTAATTCAAGAAAAACTTAAAGGGCAAGAATATGGTTTGGATATAGTAAATGATTTAGAAAAAAATTATTGTACTACTTTTGTTAAAAGAAAAAATGCAATGAGATCAGGAGAAACTGACTGTGCAGAAACGATAGATTCTTTAGAATTAAGAGAACTAGGCAGACAGATAAGTAGTAAAATGCAGCATATAGGAAACTTAGATGTTGATTTATTTTTATCAGAAGAAAAACCTTATATATTAGAAATGAATGCAAGATTTGGTGGAGGTTATCCATTTAGCCATCTAGCAGGTGCTAATTTACCAGAGGTTATTATAAAATGGCTAAAAAATGAAAAATTAGACGATAATAAAGATTTAAAAATTCAATATAATGTAATTGGTCAAAAAGATATAAAAATAATAAAATTATAA
- the rfbD gene encoding dTDP-4-dehydrorhamnose reductase — MILITGANGQLGYDFRRMFDEIKEEYIATDVNDLDITDIEKVRGFIKDKNISLIINCAAYNNVDKAEDEPELCRKLNTYASRDLAIIANEIGADYITYSTDFVFDGKKKFPYTEEDIPNPLSVYGKTKLEGEQEVFRVKPNSFVVRTSWVFGIANNNFNKQVINWSRSKDELSIVDDQISSPTYSKDLAYYSWELIKTKKYGLYHLSNDGEASKYDQAKYVLDKIGWQGKLKRAKTKDFNLKAERAEYTKLASNKLEKTINMKIPSWENGIDRFLEEITK; from the coding sequence ATGATACTAATAACAGGTGCAAATGGTCAGCTTGGATATGATTTTAGGAGAATGTTTGACGAAATAAAAGAAGAGTATATTGCAACAGATGTAAATGATTTAGATATTACAGATATAGAAAAAGTAAGAGGATTTATAAAAGATAAAAATATTTCTCTTATTATAAATTGTGCTGCATACAATAATGTAGATAAAGCAGAAGATGAACCTGAACTTTGTAGAAAATTAAATACATATGCTTCAAGAGATTTAGCAATAATTGCAAATGAAATAGGTGCAGATTATATAACTTATTCAACAGATTTTGTTTTTGATGGGAAAAAGAAATTTCCTTATACAGAAGAAGACATTCCTAATCCATTATCAGTTTATGGAAAAACAAAACTAGAGGGAGAACAGGAAGTTTTCAGAGTAAAACCAAATAGTTTTGTAGTAAGAACATCTTGGGTATTTGGAATTGCTAATAATAACTTTAACAAGCAGGTTATTAATTGGAGTAGATCAAAAGATGAACTTTCTATTGTTGATGACCAGATTTCATCACCAACATATTCAAAAGACTTAGCATATTATAGCTGGGAACTAATTAAAACAAAAAAATATGGGCTTTATCATTTGTCAAATGATGGAGAAGCGAGTAAATATGACCAAGCAAAATATGTTTTAGATAAAATAGGTTGGCAAGGAAAATTAAAGAGAGCTAAAACAAAAGATTTTAATTTAAAAGCAGAGAGAGCAGAATACACAAAGCTTGCAAGTAACAAATTAGAAAAGACAATAAATATGAAAATACCTTCATGGGAAAATGGAATAGATAGATTTTTAGAAGAAATTACAAAGTAA
- a CDS encoding lipopolysaccharide kinase InaA family protein, translating to MNKEKVFLEYFNKEKLNSEECFKNYKDRKVIFKKEIDRKIYFIKKYVPYGKREKAIAFGLQRDRAKHYEYISKKLDKIGIQHVHSVYSKIKRYSFFKRASILVTEYGGEELAKYSKNYMEHIELFKKFFDIYIKLAKNGIYCTDYNLGGILINNKGELTLIDLDAYKTKIILTKQYKRKLITLLRKMYTHSNETQEFEEFCKSEIERVIKELNWKI from the coding sequence GTGAATAAAGAAAAAGTATTTTTAGAATATTTTAATAAGGAAAAATTAAATAGTGAAGAATGTTTTAAAAATTATAAAGATAGAAAAGTTATTTTTAAAAAAGAAATAGATAGAAAAATTTATTTTATAAAAAAGTATGTACCTTATGGTAAAAGAGAAAAAGCTATAGCTTTTGGATTACAAAGAGATAGAGCAAAACATTATGAATATATTTCTAAAAAATTAGATAAAATAGGAATTCAACATGTTCATTCTGTATATTCAAAAATAAAGAGATACTCTTTTTTTAAAAGAGCTTCAATACTTGTTACAGAATATGGTGGAGAAGAATTGGCAAAGTATTCTAAAAATTATATGGAACATATTGAGCTTTTTAAAAAATTTTTTGATATTTATATAAAACTTGCAAAAAATGGAATTTATTGTACAGATTATAATTTAGGTGGAATTTTAATTAATAATAAAGGAGAATTAACACTAATAGATTTAGATGCTTATAAGACAAAGATAATTTTAACTAAGCAATATAAAAGAAAATTAATAACTTTATTGAGAAAAATGTATACTCATTCTAATGAAACTCAGGAATTTGAAGAATTTTGTAAAAGTGAAATAGAGAGAGTTATAAAAGAATTAAATTGGAAAATTTAA
- a CDS encoding DegT/DnrJ/EryC1/StrS family aminotransferase codes for MNKQILVTRSSMPDFEEYCNEIKELWETHWLTNMGIKHKELEKSLLEYLKTPNITLFTNGHLALECIIAAFNFQKGSEVITTPFTFASTTHAISRNGLIPVFCDINPENFTIDADKIESLITEKTCAIIPVHVYGNLCDVEKIEKIAKRHNLKVIYDAAHAFGVEKNEIGVANFGDASMFSFHATKVFNTIEGGAVAYKDGKLNKVLYDIKNFGITGPESVEYIGGNAKMNEFQAAMGICNLRHVDKEIEKRKRVVEKYRERLQNVEGIKIIHTPEGIKENYAYFPVIFDNYKYTRDEIFKKLGEENIIARKYFYPLINDFDCYKEKYSSKDTPVAKYMADRVLTLPLYADLELEIVDKICDIILK; via the coding sequence ATGAATAAACAAATATTAGTAACTCGTTCTTCAATGCCTGACTTTGAAGAATATTGTAATGAAATAAAAGAATTATGGGAAACACATTGGCTTACAAATATGGGAATAAAGCATAAAGAATTAGAAAAATCTTTATTAGAATATTTAAAAACTCCAAACATTACACTTTTTACAAATGGACATTTAGCTCTTGAATGCATAATAGCAGCTTTTAATTTTCAAAAAGGAAGCGAAGTAATAACAACTCCTTTCACTTTCGCTTCAACAACACATGCAATATCAAGAAATGGCCTTATACCCGTTTTCTGTGATATAAATCCAGAGAATTTTACTATTGATGCAGATAAAATAGAAAGTTTAATAACAGAAAAAACATGTGCTATTATTCCTGTTCATGTTTATGGAAATCTTTGTGATGTTGAAAAAATAGAAAAGATAGCAAAGAGACATAATTTAAAAGTCATTTATGATGCAGCTCATGCTTTTGGAGTAGAAAAAAATGAAATAGGAGTAGCTAATTTTGGCGATGCTTCAATGTTTAGTTTTCATGCTACAAAAGTATTTAACACAATAGAGGGTGGAGCAGTAGCTTATAAAGATGGCAAATTAAATAAGGTTCTATATGATATTAAAAACTTTGGAATAACAGGACCAGAATCAGTGGAATACATTGGTGGAAATGCAAAAATGAATGAATTTCAAGCAGCAATGGGAATTTGTAATCTTCGTCATGTTGATAAAGAAATAGAAAAAAGAAAAAGAGTTGTAGAAAAATATAGAGAAAGATTACAAAATGTAGAGGGAATAAAAATTATTCACACTCCTGAAGGAATAAAAGAAAATTATGCTTATTTCCCAGTGATTTTTGATAATTATAAATACACAAGAGATGAAATATTTAAGAAATTAGGAGAAGAAAATATAATTGCTAGAAAATATTTTTATCCTTTAATAAATGATTTTGATTGCTATAAAGAAAAATACAGTTCTAAAGATACTCCTGTGGCTAAATATATGGCAGATAGAGTGCTAACATTACCTTTGTATGCAGATTTAGAGTTAGAAATTGTAGATAAAATATGTGATATTATATTAAAATAA
- the rfbA gene encoding glucose-1-phosphate thymidylyltransferase RfbA, whose protein sequence is MKGIILAGGSGTRLHPLTISVSKQILPIYDKPMIYYPLSVLMLAGIRDILIISTPRDINCFKELFGNGDKIGLKISYAVQERPNGLAEAFLIGEEFISNDSCALVLGDNIFFGQGFSPIVKKATEIEKGAEIFGYLVKDPREYGVVEFDEDLNVLSLEEKPEKPKSKFAVPGLYFYDNTVVEKAKKIKPSKRGELEITDLNKMYLKEKNLKVNLLGRGFAWLDTGTHKNLLQASNFIETIQERQGNYVACIEEIAYKNGWITREQLKELAKPLLKTEYGKYLEELSNEEI, encoded by the coding sequence ATGAAAGGAATAATACTTGCAGGAGGAAGTGGAACAAGGCTTCATCCATTGACAATAAGTGTGTCAAAACAAATATTACCAATATATGATAAACCAATGATATATTATCCTTTATCAGTTTTAATGTTGGCAGGAATAAGAGATATATTAATTATTTCTACTCCAAGAGATATTAACTGTTTTAAAGAACTATTTGGTAACGGAGATAAGATAGGACTAAAAATATCATATGCAGTGCAAGAAAGACCAAATGGTTTAGCAGAAGCATTTTTAATAGGAGAAGAGTTTATTAGTAATGATTCTTGTGCTTTGGTACTTGGGGATAATATTTTCTTTGGACAAGGATTTTCTCCAATAGTAAAAAAAGCTACAGAGATAGAAAAAGGAGCAGAAATATTTGGTTATCTTGTAAAAGATCCAAGAGAATATGGAGTAGTAGAATTTGACGAAGATTTAAATGTATTATCTTTGGAAGAAAAACCAGAAAAACCAAAATCAAAATTTGCTGTGCCAGGATTATATTTTTATGATAATACAGTTGTAGAAAAAGCTAAAAAAATAAAGCCAAGTAAAAGAGGAGAATTAGAAATTACAGATTTAAATAAAATGTATCTTAAAGAAAAAAATCTTAAGGTCAATCTTCTGGGAAGAGGTTTTGCATGGCTTGATACAGGTACACATAAAAATTTATTACAAGCTTCAAATTTTATTGAGACTATACAGGAAAGACAAGGAAATTATGTTGCTTGTATAGAGGAAATAGCATATAAAAATGGATGGATTACAAGGGAACAATTAAAAGAATTAGCAAAACCACTTTTAAAAACAGAATATGGAAAATATTTAGAGGAATTATCTAATGAAGAAATTTAA
- a CDS encoding glycosyltransferase produces MIKVSVVMITYNHEKYIEKAVESVLMQKGDFELELLIGNDKSPDRTAEILKKYEKDERVKIFNRKQNMGATKNELDIKMKCLGDYIAILEGDDYWVTEDKLDKQLKILQKYDDAVLCYTDSYTVNENNQIIGQKLVKRECIENFNSLMANRGEIPTGTIMCKNIFKYEKNIDNLKKLLTSSEMIGDLSLFAALIKEGKFYKLNEFTGAYRYITNSTSYSSRSDLYKEYELYKVFKGIAEYYNLSGLKKYFFLERRRNRVLKEIQKEDKRIEDVLGNLKLDDKLKIFIYNLIKPFDDLKESLNKKKYRI; encoded by the coding sequence ATGATTAAAGTAAGTGTTGTAATGATAACATATAATCATGAAAAATATATAGAAAAGGCTGTTGAAAGTGTTTTGATGCAAAAAGGAGATTTTGAATTGGAACTTTTAATAGGGAATGATAAATCTCCTGATAGAACGGCAGAAATACTAAAAAAATATGAAAAAGATGAGAGAGTTAAAATTTTTAATAGAAAGCAAAATATGGGAGCTACTAAGAATGAATTAGATATCAAAATGAAGTGTTTAGGAGATTATATAGCTATTTTAGAAGGAGATGATTATTGGGTTACCGAAGATAAATTAGATAAACAATTAAAAATATTACAAAAATATGATGATGCAGTACTGTGTTACACAGATTCGTATACGGTAAATGAAAATAATCAAATAATAGGACAAAAGTTAGTAAAGAGAGAGTGTATAGAAAACTTTAATTCTTTAATGGCAAACAGAGGGGAAATACCAACAGGAACAATAATGTGTAAAAATATTTTTAAATATGAGAAAAATATAGATAACTTAAAGAAATTATTAACTAGCAGTGAAATGATAGGAGATTTAAGTTTGTTTGCAGCTCTTATTAAAGAAGGAAAATTTTATAAACTGAACGAATTTACAGGAGCATATAGATATATAACAAATTCAACTTCTTATTCGTCTAGAAGTGATTTATATAAAGAATACGAATTATACAAAGTATTTAAAGGGATAGCTGAATATTATAATTTATCAGGGCTGAAAAAATATTTTTTCTTAGAAAGAAGAAGAAATAGAGTTCTAAAAGAAATACAAAAAGAAGATAAAAGAATAGAAGATGTTTTAGGAAACTTAAAATTAGATGATAAATTAAAAATATTTATATATAATTTGATTAAACCATTTGATGACTTAAAAGAAAGTCTGAATAAGAAAAAATATAGAATTTAA
- a CDS encoding acyltransferase: protein MEDFTTTSSRVCIYSISDDYSGETMTNPMIPEKYKKLEYGKVIIKKHSIIGSGTTILPGVTLEEGTSIGANSLVLKSTEPWGIYAGSPIKKLKDRKKDLLKLEKEFLGTK from the coding sequence ATGGAAGATTTTACAACGACTTCTTCAAGAGTATGTATATATAGTATATCTGATGATTATTCAGGAGAAACAATGACTAATCCCATGATTCCTGAAAAATATAAAAAATTAGAATATGGAAAAGTTATCATAAAAAAACATTCAATAATAGGAAGTGGAACAACAATACTTCCAGGAGTTACTTTGGAAGAAGGAACTTCTATAGGAGCTAATAGTCTGGTATTAAAATCAACAGAACCTTGGGGAATTTATGCAGGTTCTCCAATAAAGAAATTAAAAGATAGAAAAAAAGATTTATTAAAATTGGAAAAAGAATTTTTAGGAACTAAATAA
- a CDS encoding D-alanyl-lipoteichoic acid biosynthesis protein DltD, whose protein sequence is MGKILILLLISLLLWNFIIIIVNKRKYKKHFPIKIKIFNLGSSHAYFAYDYDEKKKCVNLGDISQTLYYDNIVFDHIYDRIEENAICFLTLSYFSFAGKERWLKEDLIKYYKFLKLKKFKKQEKLECFIYRYLPIIWSIKKKIKKRYLKSRKLSKEERIKGHAKKLETSINKEYNIALIIDILEKCKAKKIKVIFITTPFTEYYNSFFPKELLEKNFYGIILKLSEKYKIRYFDFSHEYEIFNKKEYFDDYDHLSKEGSKVFMQELIKQLKKEGIEI, encoded by the coding sequence GTGGGAAAAATATTAATATTATTACTAATATCATTACTTTTATGGAATTTTATTATAATAATCGTAAATAAAAGAAAGTATAAAAAACATTTTCCAATTAAAATAAAGATTTTTAATCTAGGAAGTTCACATGCTTATTTTGCATATGATTATGATGAAAAAAAGAAATGTGTAAATTTAGGAGATATTTCACAAACATTGTATTATGACAATATTGTGTTTGATCATATATATGATAGAATAGAAGAAAATGCAATTTGTTTTTTAACTCTAAGCTATTTTAGTTTTGCAGGAAAAGAAAGATGGTTAAAAGAAGATCTTATAAAGTATTATAAATTTTTAAAATTAAAAAAATTTAAAAAACAAGAAAAATTAGAATGTTTCATATATAGATATTTACCGATTATATGGAGTATTAAGAAAAAAATAAAAAAAAGATATTTAAAAAGCAGAAAACTGTCAAAAGAAGAGAGAATAAAAGGTCATGCTAAAAAATTAGAAACCTCAATTAATAAAGAGTATAATATTGCTTTGATTATAGATATTTTAGAAAAATGTAAAGCAAAGAAAATAAAAGTCATATTTATAACAACTCCATTTACAGAATATTATAATTCTTTTTTTCCTAAAGAACTATTAGAAAAAAATTTTTATGGTATAATATTAAAATTATCTGAAAAATATAAGATAAGATACTTTGATTTTTCCCATGAATATGAAATTTTTAATAAGAAAGAATATTTTGATGATTATGATCATTTGAGTAAAGAAGGAAGCAAAGTTTTTATGCAAGAATTAATAAAACAATTAAAAAAAGAAGGTATAGAAATATGA
- a CDS encoding cytidylyltransferase domain-containing protein has protein sequence MYKNKRILAIIPARGGSKGVPRKNIIEVGGNPLIKYTIDCGKNSKYLDRVIVSTEDLTIKRIAEENGGDVPFLRPAELAEDTSKTIDCIVHAVNTLKAMGEEYDYVMILQNTVPLRKSWHVDEAIEKIIDKNERSLVSISEVDEHPILMRTLNEDESVKNLLHMNSTMRRQDFPKFYKVDGAIYIQKIDDEFNLNTSLNDGKLGYIMERKYTTDIDNYIDIKIVEYYIEKEREKEAELMK, from the coding sequence ATGTATAAAAATAAAAGAATTTTAGCAATTATTCCAGCAAGAGGAGGAAGTAAAGGAGTACCAAGAAAAAATATAATAGAAGTTGGAGGAAATCCTCTTATTAAATATACAATAGATTGCGGAAAAAATTCTAAATATCTTGATAGGGTAATAGTTTCTACAGAAGATTTAACTATTAAAAGAATAGCTGAAGAAAATGGGGGAGATGTTCCTTTTTTAAGACCTGCTGAATTAGCAGAAGACACTTCTAAAACAATAGATTGCATAGTTCATGCTGTAAATACTTTAAAAGCCATGGGAGAAGAATATGATTATGTTATGATATTACAAAACACAGTTCCTCTTAGAAAATCATGGCATGTTGATGAAGCTATAGAAAAAATTATAGATAAAAACGAAAGAAGTCTTGTAAGTATTTCAGAGGTAGATGAACACCCAATTTTAATGAGAACTTTAAATGAAGATGAAAGTGTGAAAAATTTACTTCATATGAACAGTACTATGAGAAGACAAGATTTTCCAAAGTTTTATAAAGTAGATGGAGCAATATATATTCAAAAAATAGATGATGAATTTAATTTAAATACAAGTCTGAATGATGGAAAGCTTGGATATATAATGGAGAGAAAATATACTACAGATATTGATAATTATATTGATATAAAAATAGTTGAGTATTATATTGAAAAAGAAAGAGAAAAAGAAGCAGAATTAATGAAATAG
- a CDS encoding dTDP-glucose 4,6-dehydratase, with amino-acid sequence MKTYLVTGAAGFIGANYLKYILNKHNDIFVVVLDKLTYAGNLKNIENELKDKRVEFVKGDICNNELVENIFSRYDVDYVVNFAAESHVDRSIENPKLFLETNILGTQTLLDTAKKYWTVGKDEKGYPVYKENKKYLQVSTDEVYGSLKKDIAEGKELTFNDKDLDILLQNRGEVKTFGNKFFTETTPLSPKSPYSTSKASADMLVMAYQETFHMPVNITRCSNNYGAYQFPEKLIPLIINNVLHGKNLPVYGDGMNVRDWLYVEDHCKGIDTVLEKGRLGEVYNIGGFNEETNINIVKLIIDTISKIMTNEPEYRKILKTDLENINYNLITYVQDRLGHDARYAIDPSKIVKELGWYPETPFVIGIEKAIRWYLDNQEWMEDVTSGDYQKYYEKMYR; translated from the coding sequence ATGAAAACATATTTAGTAACAGGAGCAGCAGGATTTATTGGAGCAAATTATTTAAAATATATTTTAAATAAACATAATGATATTTTTGTAGTTGTTCTTGATAAATTAACTTATGCTGGAAATTTAAAAAATATAGAAAACGAATTAAAAGATAAAAGAGTAGAATTTGTAAAAGGAGATATCTGCAACAATGAATTAGTTGAAAATATTTTTTCAAGATATGATGTTGATTATGTTGTAAACTTTGCAGCAGAATCTCATGTTGACAGAAGTATTGAAAATCCAAAGCTATTTCTTGAAACAAATATTCTTGGAACTCAAACTCTTTTAGATACAGCAAAGAAATACTGGACTGTTGGAAAAGATGAAAAAGGTTATCCAGTATATAAAGAAAATAAAAAATATTTGCAAGTTTCAACAGATGAAGTTTATGGAAGTCTTAAAAAAGATATAGCAGAGGGGAAAGAACTTACTTTTAACGATAAAGACTTAGATATTCTTTTACAAAATAGGGGAGAAGTAAAAACTTTTGGAAATAAGTTTTTTACTGAAACAACACCTCTATCTCCAAAATCTCCATATTCAACATCAAAAGCAAGTGCAGATATGTTAGTAATGGCATATCAAGAAACATTCCATATGCCAGTGAATATTACTAGATGTTCAAACAACTATGGAGCATACCAATTTCCTGAAAAATTGATTCCTTTAATAATAAATAATGTTTTACATGGAAAAAATCTTCCAGTATATGGAGATGGAATGAATGTGAGAGATTGGTTATATGTAGAAGATCACTGTAAAGGAATAGATACAGTTCTTGAAAAAGGAAGATTAGGAGAAGTCTATAATATTGGTGGATTTAACGAAGAAACAAATATAAATATTGTAAAACTTATAATTGATACAATTTCAAAAATAATGACAAATGAACCTGAATATAGAAAAATTTTAAAAACAGATTTAGAAAATATAAATTATAATTTAATAACTTATGTTCAAGATAGACTAGGACACGATGCAAGATATGCGATAGACCCAAGTAAAATAGTAAAAGAACTTGGCTGGTACCCAGAAACACCATTTGTAATAGGAATAGAAAAAGCAATAAGATGGTATTTAGATAATCAAGAATGGATGGAAGATGTGACAAGTGGAGATTATCAAAAATATTATGAGAAGATGTATAGATAA